A part of Pectinophora gossypiella chromosome Z, ilPecGoss1.1, whole genome shotgun sequence genomic DNA contains:
- the LOC126380451 gene encoding protein cycle isoform X3: MTRFRYSSGANPSAATAYELTAGSGALASAHEPPPLPHATLEHHDPRKRKSPQFNAEGYNMPACDASLAAPSVPSTPSLPSPASATRKRKTSSFGTGTTYEDDGCEDSRSSRTLPDKKQNHSEIEKRRRDKMNTYITELSSMIPMCGAMARKLDKLTVLRMAVQHLRSVRGALSACPLTARPRPAFLSERELNALILQAAHDCFLLVVGCDRGRLLYVSASVKRMLHYDQSELLGQSLFDILHPKDVAKVKEQLSSSDLSPRERLIDIKTMMPVKADVKAGASRFCPGARRSFFCRIKCKAPAETVTTTKQTVPVKEETEPNNKLRKKQPHEKKYCVVQCTGYLKSWAPVDVSDGGSSGTPEGGDEGEAYNLSCLVAMGRALPDIMPAPCSAPAIPPARQLQYVSRHAPDGKFLFVDQRVTLALGFLPQELLGTSLYEYVTGPELGAVARTHKQALLRRDALHTPSYSFRRKDGNYARIQTHFKPFKNPWTKDVECLVANNTIVAEPHTAPGQDTTQTSFDLFKQNEMPSLVVAPSDSSGVSEADVEMQRLIDSQVESHKIGSAIAEEALTRSSTEYSPELPTDLLQDAVFSQQASLDNVLGVDLAGFDQVRNNVPLSSAGGENSPQPADSSTEGITTGSSPPVSPTLPPLGLDGNGEAAMAVIMSLLEADAGLGGPVNFSGLPWPLP; this comes from the exons GTGGGGCCAATCCGAGCGCGGCCACGGCGTATGAGTTGACGGCGGGCTCGGGCGCGCTCGCCTCTGCGCACGAGCCGCCTCCGCTGCCGCACGCCACACTCGAACATCACGACCCGCGCAAGAGGAAGAGTCCCCAGTT TAATGCGGAGGGCTACAATATGCCGGCGTGCGACGCAAGTTTGGCCGCGCCATCGGTCCCGTCGACGCCTTCTCTTCCTTCACCCGCCAGCGCTACCCGCAAACGGAAAACCTCATCTTT TGGTACAGGGACCACATACGAGGACGATGGATGCGAGGATTCGCGATCATCACGAACCTTACCGGATAAGAA ACAGAACCACAGCGAAATCGAGAAGCGTCGGCGCGACAAGATGAACACGTATATAACAGAGCTGAGTTCGATGATCCCGATGTGCGGGGCGATGGCTCGCAAGCTGGACAAGCTGACGGTGCTCCGTATGGCCGTGCAGCACCTACGCTCGGTCCGCGGGGCTCTCTCGGCCTGCCCGCTCACCGCTCGTCCGCGCCCCGCGTTCCTCTCCGAGAGAGAACTCAACGCCCTCATCCTACAAGCCGCCCATGACTGCTTCTTACTAGTCGTTGGCTGCGACAGAGGCCGCTTGTTATACGTATCTGCTTCCGTAAAACGAATGCTGCACTACGACCAG TCGGAGCTACTCGGACAAAGTCTTTTCGACATTCTACATCCCAAAGACGTTGCCAAAGTGAAGGAGCAGCTATCGTCTTCCGACCTTAGTCCCCGAGAAAGACTCATCGATATTAAAA CCATGATGCCAGTAAAAGCGGACGTTAAAGCGGGAGCGTCGAGGTTCTGCCCGGGTGCGCGACGCTCCTTCTTCTGCCGCATCAAGTGCAAGGCGCCTGCCGAGACTGTCACCACTACTAAGCAGACCGTCCCTGTGAAGGAAGAGACCGAACCCAACAACAAGTTGCGGAAGAAACAACCGCACGAGAAGAAATATTGCGTCGTTCAATGCACCG GTTATTTGAAGTCGTGGGCACCGGTGGACGTTTCTGATGGGGGCAGCTCAGGCACTCCGGAGGGTGGCGACGAGGGCGAAGCTTACAACCTGTCTTGCCTGGTGGCGATGGGGCGCGCACTGCCCGACATCATGCCGGCGCCCTGCTCCGCGCCCGCCATCCCCCCCGCGCGCCAGCTGCAGTACGTCTCCCGACATGCCCCCGACGGGAAATTCTTGTTTGTCGATCAGAG GGTAACACTAGCACTGGGTTTCCTGCCCCAAGAGTTGTTAGGCACGAGCCTGTACGAGTACGTGACTGGTCCAGAGCTGGGCGCGGTCGCTAGGACGCACAAGCAAGCCCTTCTGCGCCGCGACGCGCTGCATACGCCTTCCTACTCCTTCCGACGCAAAGACGGCAACTATGCCAGGATACAGACGCATTTCAAACCTTTCAA AAATCCGTGGACTAAAGATGTAGAGTGCTTGGTGGCCAACAACACCATTGTGGCAGAGCCGCATACCGCTCCAGGTCAGGACACAACACAAACTTCGTTTGACCTTTTCAAACAAA ACGAGATGCCCTCGCTGGTCGTAGCCCCGAGTGACTCTAGTGGCGTTTCAGAGGCGGACGTGGAAATGCAGAGGCTCATCGATTCCCAAGTGGAATCGCACAAGATCGGGAGCGCTATTGCTGAAGAGGCGCTAACGCGATCCTCCACGGAATACTCGCCGGAGCTGCCGACGGACTTACTTCAGGACGCCGTCTTCAGTCAACAG GCATCTCTGGACAACGTTCTGGGTGTGGATCTGGCCGGGTTCGACCAGGTGCGCAACAACGTGCCGCTCAGCTCCGCCGGAGGGGAGAACTCCCCTCAGCCTGCGGACTCGTCCACGGAAGGTATTACCACAGGCTCGTCGCCTCCCGTCTCTCCCACGCTACCCCCTCTTGGGCTCGACGGCAACGGTGAAGCGGCCATGGCAGTCATCATGAGCCTACTAGAAGCCGATGCTGGACTCGGCGGGCCTGTCAACTTCTCCGGGTTGCCGTGGCCTCTACCgtag
- the LOC126380451 gene encoding protein cycle isoform X4: MTRFRYSRANPSAATAYELTAGSGALASAHEPPPLPHATLEHHDPRKRKSPQFNAEGYNMPACDASLAAPSVPSTPSLPSPASATRKRKTSSFGTGTTYEDDGCEDSRSSRTLPDKKQNHSEIEKRRRDKMNTYITELSSMIPMCGAMARKLDKLTVLRMAVQHLRSVRGALSACPLTARPRPAFLSERELNALILQAAHDCFLLVVGCDRGRLLYVSASVKRMLHYDQSELLGQSLFDILHPKDVAKVKEQLSSSDLSPRERLIDIKTMMPVKADVKAGASRFCPGARRSFFCRIKCKAPAETVTTTKQTVPVKEETEPNNKLRKKQPHEKKYCVVQCTGYLKSWAPVDVSDGGSSGTPEGGDEGEAYNLSCLVAMGRALPDIMPAPCSAPAIPPARQLQYVSRHAPDGKFLFVDQRVTLALGFLPQELLGTSLYEYVTGPELGAVARTHKQALLRRDALHTPSYSFRRKDGNYARIQTHFKPFKNPWTKDVECLVANNTIVAEPHTAPGQDTTQTSFDLFKQNEMPSLVVAPSDSSGVSEADVEMQRLIDSQVESHKIGSAIAEEALTRSSTEYSPELPTDLLQDAVFSQQASLDNVLGVDLAGFDQVRNNVPLSSAGGENSPQPADSSTEGITTGSSPPVSPTLPPLGLDGNGEAAMAVIMSLLEADAGLGGPVNFSGLPWPLP; encoded by the exons GGGCCAATCCGAGCGCGGCCACGGCGTATGAGTTGACGGCGGGCTCGGGCGCGCTCGCCTCTGCGCACGAGCCGCCTCCGCTGCCGCACGCCACACTCGAACATCACGACCCGCGCAAGAGGAAGAGTCCCCAGTT TAATGCGGAGGGCTACAATATGCCGGCGTGCGACGCAAGTTTGGCCGCGCCATCGGTCCCGTCGACGCCTTCTCTTCCTTCACCCGCCAGCGCTACCCGCAAACGGAAAACCTCATCTTT TGGTACAGGGACCACATACGAGGACGATGGATGCGAGGATTCGCGATCATCACGAACCTTACCGGATAAGAA ACAGAACCACAGCGAAATCGAGAAGCGTCGGCGCGACAAGATGAACACGTATATAACAGAGCTGAGTTCGATGATCCCGATGTGCGGGGCGATGGCTCGCAAGCTGGACAAGCTGACGGTGCTCCGTATGGCCGTGCAGCACCTACGCTCGGTCCGCGGGGCTCTCTCGGCCTGCCCGCTCACCGCTCGTCCGCGCCCCGCGTTCCTCTCCGAGAGAGAACTCAACGCCCTCATCCTACAAGCCGCCCATGACTGCTTCTTACTAGTCGTTGGCTGCGACAGAGGCCGCTTGTTATACGTATCTGCTTCCGTAAAACGAATGCTGCACTACGACCAG TCGGAGCTACTCGGACAAAGTCTTTTCGACATTCTACATCCCAAAGACGTTGCCAAAGTGAAGGAGCAGCTATCGTCTTCCGACCTTAGTCCCCGAGAAAGACTCATCGATATTAAAA CCATGATGCCAGTAAAAGCGGACGTTAAAGCGGGAGCGTCGAGGTTCTGCCCGGGTGCGCGACGCTCCTTCTTCTGCCGCATCAAGTGCAAGGCGCCTGCCGAGACTGTCACCACTACTAAGCAGACCGTCCCTGTGAAGGAAGAGACCGAACCCAACAACAAGTTGCGGAAGAAACAACCGCACGAGAAGAAATATTGCGTCGTTCAATGCACCG GTTATTTGAAGTCGTGGGCACCGGTGGACGTTTCTGATGGGGGCAGCTCAGGCACTCCGGAGGGTGGCGACGAGGGCGAAGCTTACAACCTGTCTTGCCTGGTGGCGATGGGGCGCGCACTGCCCGACATCATGCCGGCGCCCTGCTCCGCGCCCGCCATCCCCCCCGCGCGCCAGCTGCAGTACGTCTCCCGACATGCCCCCGACGGGAAATTCTTGTTTGTCGATCAGAG GGTAACACTAGCACTGGGTTTCCTGCCCCAAGAGTTGTTAGGCACGAGCCTGTACGAGTACGTGACTGGTCCAGAGCTGGGCGCGGTCGCTAGGACGCACAAGCAAGCCCTTCTGCGCCGCGACGCGCTGCATACGCCTTCCTACTCCTTCCGACGCAAAGACGGCAACTATGCCAGGATACAGACGCATTTCAAACCTTTCAA AAATCCGTGGACTAAAGATGTAGAGTGCTTGGTGGCCAACAACACCATTGTGGCAGAGCCGCATACCGCTCCAGGTCAGGACACAACACAAACTTCGTTTGACCTTTTCAAACAAA ACGAGATGCCCTCGCTGGTCGTAGCCCCGAGTGACTCTAGTGGCGTTTCAGAGGCGGACGTGGAAATGCAGAGGCTCATCGATTCCCAAGTGGAATCGCACAAGATCGGGAGCGCTATTGCTGAAGAGGCGCTAACGCGATCCTCCACGGAATACTCGCCGGAGCTGCCGACGGACTTACTTCAGGACGCCGTCTTCAGTCAACAG GCATCTCTGGACAACGTTCTGGGTGTGGATCTGGCCGGGTTCGACCAGGTGCGCAACAACGTGCCGCTCAGCTCCGCCGGAGGGGAGAACTCCCCTCAGCCTGCGGACTCGTCCACGGAAGGTATTACCACAGGCTCGTCGCCTCCCGTCTCTCCCACGCTACCCCCTCTTGGGCTCGACGGCAACGGTGAAGCGGCCATGGCAGTCATCATGAGCCTACTAGAAGCCGATGCTGGACTCGGCGGGCCTGTCAACTTCTCCGGGTTGCCGTGGCCTCTACCgtag
- the LOC126380451 gene encoding protein cycle isoform X1, whose amino-acid sequence MSQCAGMAREFARVHEFYLQLHELQPPAPHYQHYDMLQANPSAATAYELTAGSGALASAHEPPPLPHATLEHHDPRKRKSPQFNAEGYNMPACDASLAAPSVPSTPSLPSPASATRKRKTSSFGTGTTYEDDGCEDSRSSRTLPDKKQNHSEIEKRRRDKMNTYITELSSMIPMCGAMARKLDKLTVLRMAVQHLRSVRGALSACPLTARPRPAFLSERELNALILQAAHDCFLLVVGCDRGRLLYVSASVKRMLHYDQSELLGQSLFDILHPKDVAKVKEQLSSSDLSPRERLIDIKTMMPVKADVKAGASRFCPGARRSFFCRIKCKAPAETVTTTKQTVPVKEETEPNNKLRKKQPHEKKYCVVQCTGYLKSWAPVDVSDGGSSGTPEGGDEGEAYNLSCLVAMGRALPDIMPAPCSAPAIPPARQLQYVSRHAPDGKFLFVDQRVTLALGFLPQELLGTSLYEYVTGPELGAVARTHKQALLRRDALHTPSYSFRRKDGNYARIQTHFKPFKNPWTKDVECLVANNTIVAEPHTAPGQDTTQTSFDLFKQNEMPSLVVAPSDSSGVSEADVEMQRLIDSQVESHKIGSAIAEEALTRSSTEYSPELPTDLLQDAVFSQQASLDNVLGVDLAGFDQVRNNVPLSSAGGENSPQPADSSTEGITTGSSPPVSPTLPPLGLDGNGEAAMAVIMSLLEADAGLGGPVNFSGLPWPLP is encoded by the exons GGCCAATCCGAGCGCGGCCACGGCGTATGAGTTGACGGCGGGCTCGGGCGCGCTCGCCTCTGCGCACGAGCCGCCTCCGCTGCCGCACGCCACACTCGAACATCACGACCCGCGCAAGAGGAAGAGTCCCCAGTT TAATGCGGAGGGCTACAATATGCCGGCGTGCGACGCAAGTTTGGCCGCGCCATCGGTCCCGTCGACGCCTTCTCTTCCTTCACCCGCCAGCGCTACCCGCAAACGGAAAACCTCATCTTT TGGTACAGGGACCACATACGAGGACGATGGATGCGAGGATTCGCGATCATCACGAACCTTACCGGATAAGAA ACAGAACCACAGCGAAATCGAGAAGCGTCGGCGCGACAAGATGAACACGTATATAACAGAGCTGAGTTCGATGATCCCGATGTGCGGGGCGATGGCTCGCAAGCTGGACAAGCTGACGGTGCTCCGTATGGCCGTGCAGCACCTACGCTCGGTCCGCGGGGCTCTCTCGGCCTGCCCGCTCACCGCTCGTCCGCGCCCCGCGTTCCTCTCCGAGAGAGAACTCAACGCCCTCATCCTACAAGCCGCCCATGACTGCTTCTTACTAGTCGTTGGCTGCGACAGAGGCCGCTTGTTATACGTATCTGCTTCCGTAAAACGAATGCTGCACTACGACCAG TCGGAGCTACTCGGACAAAGTCTTTTCGACATTCTACATCCCAAAGACGTTGCCAAAGTGAAGGAGCAGCTATCGTCTTCCGACCTTAGTCCCCGAGAAAGACTCATCGATATTAAAA CCATGATGCCAGTAAAAGCGGACGTTAAAGCGGGAGCGTCGAGGTTCTGCCCGGGTGCGCGACGCTCCTTCTTCTGCCGCATCAAGTGCAAGGCGCCTGCCGAGACTGTCACCACTACTAAGCAGACCGTCCCTGTGAAGGAAGAGACCGAACCCAACAACAAGTTGCGGAAGAAACAACCGCACGAGAAGAAATATTGCGTCGTTCAATGCACCG GTTATTTGAAGTCGTGGGCACCGGTGGACGTTTCTGATGGGGGCAGCTCAGGCACTCCGGAGGGTGGCGACGAGGGCGAAGCTTACAACCTGTCTTGCCTGGTGGCGATGGGGCGCGCACTGCCCGACATCATGCCGGCGCCCTGCTCCGCGCCCGCCATCCCCCCCGCGCGCCAGCTGCAGTACGTCTCCCGACATGCCCCCGACGGGAAATTCTTGTTTGTCGATCAGAG GGTAACACTAGCACTGGGTTTCCTGCCCCAAGAGTTGTTAGGCACGAGCCTGTACGAGTACGTGACTGGTCCAGAGCTGGGCGCGGTCGCTAGGACGCACAAGCAAGCCCTTCTGCGCCGCGACGCGCTGCATACGCCTTCCTACTCCTTCCGACGCAAAGACGGCAACTATGCCAGGATACAGACGCATTTCAAACCTTTCAA AAATCCGTGGACTAAAGATGTAGAGTGCTTGGTGGCCAACAACACCATTGTGGCAGAGCCGCATACCGCTCCAGGTCAGGACACAACACAAACTTCGTTTGACCTTTTCAAACAAA ACGAGATGCCCTCGCTGGTCGTAGCCCCGAGTGACTCTAGTGGCGTTTCAGAGGCGGACGTGGAAATGCAGAGGCTCATCGATTCCCAAGTGGAATCGCACAAGATCGGGAGCGCTATTGCTGAAGAGGCGCTAACGCGATCCTCCACGGAATACTCGCCGGAGCTGCCGACGGACTTACTTCAGGACGCCGTCTTCAGTCAACAG GCATCTCTGGACAACGTTCTGGGTGTGGATCTGGCCGGGTTCGACCAGGTGCGCAACAACGTGCCGCTCAGCTCCGCCGGAGGGGAGAACTCCCCTCAGCCTGCGGACTCGTCCACGGAAGGTATTACCACAGGCTCGTCGCCTCCCGTCTCTCCCACGCTACCCCCTCTTGGGCTCGACGGCAACGGTGAAGCGGCCATGGCAGTCATCATGAGCCTACTAGAAGCCGATGCTGGACTCGGCGGGCCTGTCAACTTCTCCGGGTTGCCGTGGCCTCTACCgtag
- the LOC126380451 gene encoding protein cycle isoform X2 translates to MSQCAGMAREFARVHEFYLQLHELQPPAPHYQHYDMLQANPSAATAYELTAGSGALASAHEPPPLPHATLEHHDPRKRKSPQFNAEGYNMPACDASLAAPSVPSTPSLPSPASATRKRKTSSFGTGTTYEDDGCEDSRSSRTLPDKKQNHSEIEKRRRDKMNTYITELSSMIPMCGAMARKLDKLTVLRMAVQHLRSVRGALSACPLTARPRPAFLSERELNALILQAAHDCFLLVVGCDRGRLLYVSASVKRMLHYDQSELLGQSLFDILHPKDVAKVKEQLSSSDLSPRERLIDIKTMMPVKADVKAGASRFCPGARRSFFCRIKCKAPAETVTTTKQTVPVKEETEPNNKLRKKQPHEKKYCVVQCTGYLKSWAPVDVSDGGSSGTPEGGDEGEAYNLSCLVAMGRALPDIMPAPCSAPAIPPARQLQYVSRHAPDGKFLFVDQRVTLALGFLPQELLGTSLYEYVTGPELGAVARTHKQALLRRDALHTPSYSFRRKDGNYARIQTHFKPFKNPWTKDVECLVANNTIVAEPHTAPGQDTTQTSFDLFKQKADVEMQRLIDSQVESHKIGSAIAEEALTRSSTEYSPELPTDLLQDAVFSQQASLDNVLGVDLAGFDQVRNNVPLSSAGGENSPQPADSSTEGITTGSSPPVSPTLPPLGLDGNGEAAMAVIMSLLEADAGLGGPVNFSGLPWPLP, encoded by the exons GGCCAATCCGAGCGCGGCCACGGCGTATGAGTTGACGGCGGGCTCGGGCGCGCTCGCCTCTGCGCACGAGCCGCCTCCGCTGCCGCACGCCACACTCGAACATCACGACCCGCGCAAGAGGAAGAGTCCCCAGTT TAATGCGGAGGGCTACAATATGCCGGCGTGCGACGCAAGTTTGGCCGCGCCATCGGTCCCGTCGACGCCTTCTCTTCCTTCACCCGCCAGCGCTACCCGCAAACGGAAAACCTCATCTTT TGGTACAGGGACCACATACGAGGACGATGGATGCGAGGATTCGCGATCATCACGAACCTTACCGGATAAGAA ACAGAACCACAGCGAAATCGAGAAGCGTCGGCGCGACAAGATGAACACGTATATAACAGAGCTGAGTTCGATGATCCCGATGTGCGGGGCGATGGCTCGCAAGCTGGACAAGCTGACGGTGCTCCGTATGGCCGTGCAGCACCTACGCTCGGTCCGCGGGGCTCTCTCGGCCTGCCCGCTCACCGCTCGTCCGCGCCCCGCGTTCCTCTCCGAGAGAGAACTCAACGCCCTCATCCTACAAGCCGCCCATGACTGCTTCTTACTAGTCGTTGGCTGCGACAGAGGCCGCTTGTTATACGTATCTGCTTCCGTAAAACGAATGCTGCACTACGACCAG TCGGAGCTACTCGGACAAAGTCTTTTCGACATTCTACATCCCAAAGACGTTGCCAAAGTGAAGGAGCAGCTATCGTCTTCCGACCTTAGTCCCCGAGAAAGACTCATCGATATTAAAA CCATGATGCCAGTAAAAGCGGACGTTAAAGCGGGAGCGTCGAGGTTCTGCCCGGGTGCGCGACGCTCCTTCTTCTGCCGCATCAAGTGCAAGGCGCCTGCCGAGACTGTCACCACTACTAAGCAGACCGTCCCTGTGAAGGAAGAGACCGAACCCAACAACAAGTTGCGGAAGAAACAACCGCACGAGAAGAAATATTGCGTCGTTCAATGCACCG GTTATTTGAAGTCGTGGGCACCGGTGGACGTTTCTGATGGGGGCAGCTCAGGCACTCCGGAGGGTGGCGACGAGGGCGAAGCTTACAACCTGTCTTGCCTGGTGGCGATGGGGCGCGCACTGCCCGACATCATGCCGGCGCCCTGCTCCGCGCCCGCCATCCCCCCCGCGCGCCAGCTGCAGTACGTCTCCCGACATGCCCCCGACGGGAAATTCTTGTTTGTCGATCAGAG GGTAACACTAGCACTGGGTTTCCTGCCCCAAGAGTTGTTAGGCACGAGCCTGTACGAGTACGTGACTGGTCCAGAGCTGGGCGCGGTCGCTAGGACGCACAAGCAAGCCCTTCTGCGCCGCGACGCGCTGCATACGCCTTCCTACTCCTTCCGACGCAAAGACGGCAACTATGCCAGGATACAGACGCATTTCAAACCTTTCAA AAATCCGTGGACTAAAGATGTAGAGTGCTTGGTGGCCAACAACACCATTGTGGCAGAGCCGCATACCGCTCCAGGTCAGGACACAACACAAACTTCGTTTGACCTTTTCAAACAAA AGGCGGACGTGGAAATGCAGAGGCTCATCGATTCCCAAGTGGAATCGCACAAGATCGGGAGCGCTATTGCTGAAGAGGCGCTAACGCGATCCTCCACGGAATACTCGCCGGAGCTGCCGACGGACTTACTTCAGGACGCCGTCTTCAGTCAACAG GCATCTCTGGACAACGTTCTGGGTGTGGATCTGGCCGGGTTCGACCAGGTGCGCAACAACGTGCCGCTCAGCTCCGCCGGAGGGGAGAACTCCCCTCAGCCTGCGGACTCGTCCACGGAAGGTATTACCACAGGCTCGTCGCCTCCCGTCTCTCCCACGCTACCCCCTCTTGGGCTCGACGGCAACGGTGAAGCGGCCATGGCAGTCATCATGAGCCTACTAGAAGCCGATGCTGGACTCGGCGGGCCTGTCAACTTCTCCGGGTTGCCGTGGCCTCTACCgtag